In Antechinus flavipes isolate AdamAnt ecotype Samford, QLD, Australia chromosome 3, AdamAnt_v2, whole genome shotgun sequence, a genomic segment contains:
- the LOC127557888 gene encoding keratin-associated protein 19-5-like, producing the protein MSYYGSYYGGLGYGYGSGYGCGCGSYRGLGYGYGSCGCRGLGYGGYGYGGLGYGGYGYGCCRPSCCGRYSSYGFY; encoded by the coding sequence ATGAGCTACTATGGCAGCTACTATGGAGGCCTGGGCTATGGCTATGGCTCTGGTTATGGCTGTGGATGTGGCAGCTACCGTGGCCTAGGCTATGGCTATGGCAGCTGTGGCTGTAGAGGCCTGGGCTATGGTGGCTATGGCTATGGAGGCCTGGGCTATGGTGGCTATGGCTATGGCTGCTGCCGCCCATCTTGCTGTGGAAGGTATTCTTCTTATGGCTTCTACTGA
- the LOC127557886 gene encoding keratin-associated protein 20-2-like, translating into MCYYGSYYGGLGYGYGSGYGCGCGSYRGLGYGYGSCGCRGLGYGGYGYGGLGYGGYGYGCCRPSCCGRYSSYGFY; encoded by the coding sequence ATGTGCTACTACGGCAGCTACTATGGAGGCCTGGGCTATGGCTATGGCTCTGGTTATGGCTGTGGATGTGGCAGCTACCGTGGCCTAGGCTATGGCTATGGCAGCTGTGGCTGTAGAGGCCTGGGCTATGGTGGCTATGGCTATGGAGGCCTGGGCTATGGTGGCTATGGCTATGGCTGCTGCCGCCCATCTTGCTGTGGAAGGTATTCTTCTTATGGCTTCTACTAA
- the LOC127557887 gene encoding keratin-associated protein 19-5-like — protein sequence MSYYGSYYGGLGYGYGSGYGCGCGSYHGLGYGYGSCGCRGLGYGGYGYGGLGYGGYGYGCCRPSCCGRYSSYGFY from the coding sequence ATGAGCTACTACGGCAGCTACTATGGAGGCCTGGGCTATGGCTATGGCTCTGGTTATGGTTGTGGATGTGGCAGCTACCATGGCCTAGGCTATGGCTATGGCAGCTGTGGCTGTAGAGGCCTGGGCTATGGTGGCTATGGCTATGGAGGCCTGGGCTATGGTGGCTATGGCTATGGCTGCTGCCGCCCATCTTGCTGTGGAAGGTATTCTTCCTATGGCTTCTACTAA